The Lutra lutra chromosome 16, mLutLut1.2, whole genome shotgun sequence genome segment CAGTTGGGAACCCAAGCGCGGGAAGAAGCGAAGCTGCAGGCCTAAGTCCGATGACGACGGGTTTGAAATCGTGCCTATCGAGGACCCAGGTTAGCTCAGTACCTTACGAAATAGGAGGGGACAGGCGGAAGTTTGGGTTGGAATGGAGCTTTgactttcccctttcctccctagCGAAACATCAGGTACTAGACCCTGAAGGCCTGGCCCTAGGTGCTCTCATTGCCTCTTCCAAAAAGGCTAAGCGGGATCTCATAGATGACTCCTTCAGCCGGTAAGGGGGCCAGGAAATCCCGACAGGCGTCCCTGGAGGGGGCTGAGTCAGGGGCGTGATTTCAGGGCTGCTGTCCTCTCTATCTAGGTATGCATTTaatgaggaggagggggagctTCCTGAGTGGTTTGTGCAAGAGGAAAAACAGCACAGGCTCCGGCAGCTGCCTGTTGACAAGAAGGAGGTGGAACACTACCGCAGACGCTGGAGGGAGATCAATGCGCGGCCCATCAAGAAAGTAGCCGAGGCGAAGGCCAGAAAGAAACGGAGGGTAAAGAGTGGGGCTGCCTGCTGCTCGAGTGCCGAGGCGGGAGTGGGGAAGAGTCTGCCTGACTGAGCACCACCCCCTCGCCCCGCCACAGATGCTGAAGAAGCTGGAGCAAAccaagaagaaggcagaggctgtggTGAACACCGTGGACATCTCAGAACGCGAGAAAGTGGCTCAGCTTCGGAGGTATAAAGGAGAGAGGGGGCACCCACAAAGGTACACGGGGTAAAAAGGGTGGCTGGGAGCCTCTGACTGTCCTTTCCATTCACAGTCTTTACAAGAAGGCCGGGCTCGGCAAGGAGAAACGCCAGGTCACCTATGTGGTAGCCAAAAAAGGCGTGGGCCGCAAAGTGCGCCGGCCAGCTGGGGTCCGAGGCCACTTCAAGGTGGTGGACTCAAGGATGAAGAAGGACCAAagagcacagcaaaggaaagagcagaagaaaaaacacagacGGAAGTGAGCAGAGCCACCAGGACCCCTGAGAAAACAGTGTGAGGACACGGAGGTGTGATTCCGGCCCCCCTGGTACCAGCTATAGGCTTCCTTGTGTCGGGAGTCTGCTGGGAAGACAGGTGGGGTGCCTAGAACTCTCGCGGTGGTCCTGTGGGGTGAGGGAAGATGTTCCCCTGCCTGAAGGAAGGTCTTGGGCCATGTCCTGTTGATGCTGCTGTTGGCACCCCCCCACCGGCCCCAAGCTCTCTTGTTAGGAACGTGGAGACTAGATGAACAGTCTCCTGAGGGGAAGGTTGGTGTTGGAGTGGCAGTCGCTCTTTCTGGGCAAGCTGGCCTCTCAGGCCTTCCCCATCCTCTTCTGTTATCTGAATAAAACCAGGGTAGTATCTTTTCTGACTTTTAGTTCCCAATTCCCATTAAGCACTAACTCAAGACAGCTGGGTGTTTGCACCATGCACTGTTAAAAATCATAGTATATACTCACTGTGAAGTAGAAATGACAAACAATCCACAGGTCCCAGTAGTAAAACATTTACTAGAGCAAGCAGAAAGGAATGCACATCTTAAAGAAACCTTCACAAAGTCACAAAATTCGAagtatgtatatttcttttccttttataaacaagatagaacaaaaaaatcatcaaaatcattTCAGCAAAAGATTTTTCTACCATTGtggcaagttaaaaaaaaaatacaatgaaatagaaGACACTTTAAAAgctgttgagttttttttttttgttttttgttgttgttgttttcaatttaGTAACACTTCAGACCTGGAGCTGTCTTGTTTCCAGGATCATCTTCCTCTTCGAGGGTAGAGGCTCTCTGGGTCTGGCAGGCTGCTGCTTCCTGTCTCAGGACTGGATACAAACCTGGCTGGGAAACCTGAGCATGGACTCCCACTTAGACATCTCCCTTCCCTGCAAAGTCTAGAAGCATCAAAATGCTTCCCCAAACCTCTAACGCTTCAGTGGGTTGAGTTTGCAGAAAGCCAACTCCTAAAAAGCGGACTGACTGCCTGGCCACACGGCtaagaaaagaaatcttacttGTAGATGTTTATAAGGTGACATTTTAGTAAAAAATATAACGCTACATATAATATAAACCTAGAGTGAGTTTTGTGCCCTAGAAGGCCCTTTCTTTCAGGGTATCCTCAGTCGACCTTCACAACTCACCCAGAGCCCAACAGAAGGTTCCCAGCTCTCACTGCTTCCAAGGACCAAAGCAGCTTCCCAAGACATCTGAAAACTGATCCAGATGAAGGGGTCATGTCTCCAAGCTCCAGCTAATCCACTAAGGGCAGGGGGTCCTTATACCTTGGGCCCCAACCCAGCCCTGAGACACCTAGTTAccaaaaatctttctaaaaataaaattaaagacaacTGATTTCACACTGTGGCACATACCCTCTAACTGTCCCATCGACTTTTCTTGCGCTTGGGTGGCTCGGGGACAGCAAAACCATCAGCTGTCTTATCTGTCTTGCTGTCCACCTTGTCCATCTTGCTGTCCACCTTGGGGTCCACCTTACTCTCACGGTTACAAGCCTCTTTCCTGCTTTCACCATTCCGACCATCGCTTGCACCTCGGCTCTCTCCTGCACCTCGGCTCTCTCCGTGTCGACCGCCACCTCCTCCATGCCTGTTCTCCCCGTGACGGTGACCATCAGCATgacggctgctgctgctgctgctgctgctgctgctgctactttCTGGGTAGCGGTATCCGTCTCCATGGCGACCACCATCTCCATGACGTGGACTGTCACCATGCCGATTGCCACTCTCTCCATGACCGTGACGGCTGCCACCCCGGTTCTCcgtgtatctctctctcttcccattgcCTCCCCCAGGCCCTTCTCGGCTGTTACTCCCTGAAGCTGTACTGTTGACTCCCTGTGCTCCAGGAGAAGGGTAGGTCACTGGAACACTGCTGAGGTTCCCAGTATTGCCAAAGCCTGGGATACCCTTGGTGGCACTGGGAATGGGGCTTTCTGGACTGTTATGGCCCTGTTGGGCTGAATTAGTTGGAACAGAATTCAAGCTCCCTGCACTAGTCCATCCACTTGCCCCAGCAGCAGAGCTTCCCGCTTTCTGGTTGCTTAAGCTGGCAGCAACAAAGTGACTCTTGTACTGTGACTAAAAGAGAGACAACAATAGCTAAGACAGTAGGTTCAAGAAACTTGGATACATGAAGCTTGGAAATGAGAAGATACATAGAAATTCTATGCTCTCCTGGTACTGTAGGCCCCACAACCCTGTTCCTCTAttaatgagaaagaataaatctAGGGGACCTAGCTGAAACATCAGTCTGAACCCAGATAAAATGCATAAACTAAGGCTCAACCGGTTATCTAGCTAACTAGAGGTGTAAGTATAGAGGGGTTCAGCGTTCACAAGAGCTCCAGAATCAAACTTGtcttagctaaaaaaaaaatggcaattacTCTCAACCTGATTACAAGAGCCTTGGAGGTGGGCAACACTGTTGGCAGGGAGGGAACACCGGCCCTGCTACAGTGTAACAGTCCCAGGCTCTGGGATAGCTCACGTCGCTGAGCCTCAGACTGCCCAGCCTCTACACCTGCAGCTCCAGGTAACCTGGCACACGAAGCGGACATTCGCAACTGCAGTGAGAATGTGCTAAGCCTAGCAGCAAGCCTACAAGCTCAGCTACCCTCTCAGACCAGACCCCTCATCACTGCGCAAAGCTCTTTTAGCTAACTGCTTAATTTCAGACCTGGAAAGCTGCTTTCATTGCCGTCAGCCGATCTCCCATGGCTCCTGTGGAGGGCTTGTAGGCCTCGTAATTGCTCATCACGTTGTTGTTGTTGCCTCGgtccttaagaaattaattaattaattaaacaaagaaaagaaagaaaaaggcacacCCATTAGGACAAAATGAGCAGGAGAGCCCACTGCCAGAACGGGCCTCACATACTGGAAACAGAAGTGGGTGCTGCGATGCGAACAGGGTATTTGTATCGAATGGAAAAGGTAcagtaatgattttttaaaaatcctaggaTAGGACGCCTGGTGGTTctaggttgggcatctgccttttgctcagatcacgatctcatgacctgcgttgggctccctgctcagtggggagcctgcttctccctctccctgccacttcccttgcttgtacacactctttctctgtcaaagaaggaagccaaattttaaaaaaatgcttatccTTTTTAACCCAGTaattatgtttttaggaattaaCCCTAACCCTGAAGTCAAATTATGGCCAAAGCCGATCATAAGGTTTTATTTACACACACAGCGTGTTTACGTGATTCTGTGAAGCTTCACGCTCAGCATGAAGAGGCCACGAGGCACCAGAGAGCACATGCATATTGCCCGTAACTGGCCCAGGCTCTGAATCCACTCTTAAAAGCCCAAGTCTCAGTTCAGCACTTACTGGAGTATAACCtggggtgcctcagtttcctgaccaGTGGACCTGTGCTCCCCAGGGGGTTGGCGGATGAGGTTAACACGCATGAGTGCCTGCCAGCAGTAAGTCAACATTAGCTACCACGACCACCTGCGTCACGCGCATGCGCATCACTGTTACTGAGCCGGGGAGACGCTGTATCACAGACCCCAAACTGACAATAATGCTCCAGAAATACAGACTGGCAGTTTGAGTCTTTGGTTTATGAATCAAGGTGTTATGAAACAGGCAGTTAAAAGCCAGTAAGGGGGCACTTTTGTTGCCTGTTTTGTGAGAAAAGCTACCTCTCAGCTCTGATGTAATTTCCCACAGAATGTAGGAAGTCTTAACTCCAGGAGTTACGAGTTCCCAGCAGCAGACTCTAAGGCCAGTGCTAGTTGGCTTGTTAAGTTTCTGATCCaccaggtctggggtggggcacAAATACGCATTTACTGTTGCTCTAGGACCAAATCTGGGAACTGATGTGAAAAGACTGATTTCCTGAGCATATCTAGTCACCAAGTACACACAGATGCTTCTTTAAGAGAAAGTCCCGCTTCCTTTTGGCCGGAACCGCCATCTTCCAGTAATTTGCCAAAATGACCaacacaaagggaaagaggagaggtacCCGGTACATGTTCTCTAggccttttaaaaaacatggagTTGTTCCTTTGGCCACATACATGCGAATCTACAAGAAAGGTGATATTGTGGACATCAAGGGAATGGGCACTGTTCAAAAGGGAATGCCCCACAAATGTTACCATGGCAAAACTGGAAGAGTCTACAATGTTACTCAGCATGCTGTTGGTATTGTTGTAAACAAACAAGTTAAGGGCAAGATTCTTGCCAAGAGAATTAATGTCCGCATTGAGCATATTAAACATTCAAAGAGCCGAGATAGCTTCCTGAAGCGTGTaaaggaaaatgatcagaaaaagaaggaagccaaagagaaaggtaCTTGGGTTCAGCTGAAGCGTCAGCCTGCTCCACCCAGAGAAGCACATTTCGTGAGAACCAACGGAAAGGAGCCCGAACTGCTGGAACCCATTCCCTATGAATTCATGGCATGATAAATAAAGGACCTcaagactgtaaaaaaaaaaaaaaaaaagagaaagtcccAACACTCCTCTCTAGGCCATGTTCTGAACTCACTGAGGTAGAGGAGGGCCGTCATAACACCCTCCAGGACTTGGAGCGGTGCAAAGGGCACAGCTACAGTTCGGCAGTCTGGACTCACCGTGTTCTCTGAGCCTAGGCCAGGCCGCTCCCTGTAGCCGAGACCGCCTCCACCAATGTTCAGCTTTTTGCCTTTTCCTCCTTTAAAGCGGGATTTCCGAAACCAGGCATTCTGCATTGAACACAATTCAAGGTTAGGTCACAGGAGGAAGTGGCAGCCAGGGAAGGAGGACATCATCAGAAACGAAGTGGGAAGGGAGAACGTAGTGGTTCATCTTTAGCCAATGCATTTATGGCAACTGCTCACAGGAACCACAGATGAGCTTCTTTGGGGAGTGCAGTCTACCAAATTCGACAGGGGCCGAGGCCCTTATCTGAGGCTTCCGATACTGCTGTTTCTCAGGGCCTTTAGGGAGGGCAGTGAGGAGGTCAGCCTCCGATGCAGAGCACTTACTCGGGCCACTTCTAACTTCCTAGGGGAAAAGGAACTGACTTTCCATTTATTAATCTAGATGTACTATTGGACATACACGTTTGGAGCTTATAAGAGGGtttagaagtgaaagaaaaagaccatGTGAAGTGAGGTTCACCAGAACTGGCTCTAGGGCAGATGTCCAGGGCAATTAGCCACAAAACCGAAAGTTTTATGTACCCAAAGCCTGAAGTGTTCCTTGAACCTGATTGCTGCCAGCATATTATGAATCAGATTTATGTTCTTTTCAGAATGCAAACATCAATGGAAGACATAGCCCTTTATCTAACAATCACATGTTACAATCTAAGAGAAATACTTAAGAGGTAGGGCTGGCTTCAGAAAAGCACTGACCAGGGAGGCTGATCACACAGTCTGAGAGCACCGGAAGCCTAAGGCACAAAAAGAGATGTAGGAAAAAGCCAGATATATCCTGTTGGAAAAtgtagtttattaaaaaaaaaaaaaaaaaaaaaaatgtagtttatgACGGGCTTTATGTACctaggaaatggaaggaaacatcATTTTACTCCTTCCTGCAATGCAGATCCTCTACTCCCAGAAGCCAGTGCATGGGCAGCATACCACACCACAAGTGCAGGACAGGTTGACTATTCTGTGCGCTGACTTATGACTCTAAAAAAGACTTAAGTCTCTACTATCAAAATGTGTATACTGAACCCATTTGTAATTTGGGGACTACATATATTAATATGACTCAGGATTTACTTCAGTAGAATGCCTAGCTTAGTTTTAGATTGGTAATCAAAGTGGTTAAAGGTCTTAGACCTAAGTCTATGAGAAACAGTTAAATACATCATATTTTCTTAAGACATCACACATTTTTAACTCCTCAAGATGAAGACTGGGAGTAAGAACAGTAAGGGGAAAACACCCATCTTTGAGATTAAACTTACAAGTGTGGTATGAGGTTAGCAGGCAGAAATTTCAGAGACATATTTTAgcacacaaaaaggaaaaagctttttTCAAATCAATGTTGCTGAAAGAAGACAGAGCAGATGAATTTTAATGTCCTACAATACGGATCTGTAGCCCCTAAGGACTCCCCTACACATGTCTGCAACTTTTCTGTCATATGTCTATGTTAGCTCCTCAGgcattttttttggtgtgtgtgtgtgtgtgtgtgtgttttactagTTTTAGAACCTGGAACCATCTTTAGTATACTCTGCCACTCACCTGCATCGCCAGATCGAGGAGTTCCTTGGAAACATGCTGATTGGCTCCTTCCAAGTTCCGGACGAGGTCACCAGCAAAATTGCTGTCCTTGGGGGTCAGTAAGGTATAGGCCACACCTTTCTCACCCGCTCGTCCTGTGCGGCCAATCCTGTGAGTATGAGTATCAATGTCTCGTGCCACGTCGTAGTTAATGACAGTCTTAATTGAAGGAATGTCCAGACCACGGGCTGAAATAAAAACACCCAAATTCTTTTATCCTTTAGCAGAGTCAAAAAATCGAAGTAACCAAAAATGCTGGTCCTTTAAGAACCCACATTCCTTTTATTTAGGCGAAGTGCATGGTGTGGTGAGCTGGTAAGATCCAAGCATTTAAGTTGCCTTCTAGAGCAAATGTCAACATCGTTGACTCTCTGACGCCAGGCTGTCTAGCTGACGGACACAGGCCTTCTGACATCAGTAACCCGCCATGGCCTCACTCTTGCACCAGGAATACGTAAAATGATGAAAGCCAGCATCAAATTGGCTTAAAGCtgagaaattatttcctttttggagaGAAAATACCAGTTTTTTAAGGGCAACCATTAAAACTGAGAATaaagccagggtgcctgggtggctcagtgggttaaagcctctgccttcggctcaggtcatgatcccagggtcctgggatcgaccccaacatcaggctctctgcttggcaggcagcctgcctccccactcactctctctgcctgcctctctgcctgtcaaataaataaaatcttaaaaaaacacacacacacacacacacacaaactgagaATAAAGCCAAAAATCAACTTCAAAGAACTTTTCGGTCTTGAGTGAAACATGCCCAATTAATGTTAAGACACACTACAAAGGCATGGTCTATGATCTAACCGGCTCCACAATTTTTTCCGAGTATCTTCTAACTGCAGGGATTCTTTCTTCAAAGAGAAACATTAAGTGAACGTGGTACCCAGAGCTCCAGGTTTGGTCACTACAGTCTGAGCTGCTTGTGGGGTGGCCAGCCAGACCAGTAGAGCACCTCTGCCAGCCTGCTCAGTGCTCTAgcggttgttgtttttttaagattttatttacttgtgagagagggagtacaagcagagggagaagcagcctccccactgagcaaggagcccaaagcaggactcggtccgaggaccttgggatcatgacctgaaccaaaggcaggcgCTAAATGGACTGAGCCCCCGAGGCACCCCCCGTGTTCTAGCTCCTACGCGGCAAGACAGAGCACCCTTACAGCGCAGGGCCATGAGGTCACTGGGGAAAAGTTTTACTCTACCTGCAACATCTGTGGCCACCAGGACTGGGATGTCCTTTTTCTTAAAGTCTGAAATGACCTTGTTTCTTTCACTCTGATCCATGTCCCCATGAAGCAGCCCAAGATTATGACCCTCCTGCTTAAGGTTATTGGCTAGCTCCTCAGCATTGGCTTTTTTAGTAACAAACAGGAGAACACTTCCTGAAGAGGTAAATTCTACCAGACGCCGGGTAAGCCAGTTCCATTTACTAGGCCCAGAATGGAGAATTTCCACAATCTGTGTCACATCTTCATTTgcctgaaaaggaagaaagaggactGTGACATTTGTGCCAAAAGGCACCCGAACAAGGACCAGACATCACTTTCCACCACCCCTCTTCTCCTCAGGCTTTCTTTCAGCAATTCAAGTGCAGCTCGAAACCTACATCCCTTCTCAAGTCACTGTGCTCTACCCAACTATTCATGAGCCCCAATACTTTGTAATACAGTGTTACAAGAAATTCAGATTATTTATTCCTAAtaaattaaattccttttctctccttcccactcactGCTCCTAATACAATTCATATACAcatagaaagcactcaaaaatgaaaagcagataATGTCATAACACCAGCTAAATGCACAGAACTTTAATAATAAACATGGCAAAGCAACTTCAGGAACTCTCAAGGTACCCAAATTTTCCACACAGGGCATATGGAAAGGTAAATTCCACGAACTCATTTTCACGAGGCCTTTCAAGTCATCCCGCTCCTCCTACAATCACTTTAAATGTCTGTTCTATCCTGTCTTCCAGGCAAAGCCCACTTTCTCTCCCCgctaaaagtttttaatttttattacgtaaaaaaatttttttttaaagatttttttatttatttatttgacagagagatcacaagtagatggagaggcagagagagagagagagagagagagagagagagagagagaagcaggctccccgctgagcagagagcccgatgcgggacttgatcccaggaccctgagatcatgacctgagccgaaggcagcggcctaacccactgagccacccaggcgcccctattacgtaaaattttaaacattccaAAAAAATGAAGTGAACATAATCACCTCCTATGTACCCATCACCCGACTTCAACaattatccatatttttaaaatctagctgTCTCATCTATGCTCCTAACCTTGTGTTTAAAACAAATCTGAATTACACTGCCTCATCTATAAATACATAAGCACATAGTGTTGTGTTTTTCCTCATAATAGTGGAAAACTAATTCCATGGCTCCCAAATATGAGAAATAACCTATAATAATCTAGCCTTGCTAATTATTAGGGTTACCTCTCCAATGTCTCCCTGCACCACACGAATAGGGTCGATCAGGATGTCTCTGGCCAGTTTTTCAATCTTTTTCCGAAAAGTTGCACTGAATAAGAGAGCTAAAAGGTGAAGCAAATTCTGTTAAAGAAATAGTGACTTCGTTTTTGAAAACCCACTAAGCCTCCTACTAATACTCAGAattcagttttataaaacaaaaccacctgaacttttaaaatttagtttcaaaATCGATTCACTAAGGAAaaaaccattttcctttttccatttttatacatTCACAGTTAAGACAGGGACTGTCAACATGGTTCGAAAAGGCTCTGACTTCCAGTCAGCAGCCCTGCACTGTGCTTTAACTACGTGCTGATAAACCCACGTAACTTGGGTCATTTAATTCTCAGGCTTGGATTATCATCTACAAAAACGAGTGAGTTATATCTGATGATCTCTAAGGTTCTGTGCCACTCCAactttttatctcttcctctATGGTTCTCACCAGTACCCACATGATCATTTTTGCCGCCATACTGTGAGTGTCTATAAAATACAGAGATGTTTATTCTGAATACAAATGTGACTTAATAAAACTGCTTCATACGTACTCTGTCTGTCAGGACGGACATGACTTGCTATGGATCGCACCTGGTACtctggaaaaagtaaaacagtaaaattaaCATTATAACTCCATATGATGGTTTGGGATGTCTAGGAAAAAGTCATTTTAGTAAAAATATCCATATGAGGAGTTATAACTActaaagaaaatgtgaaactCCTAGACCCATCATTCAGGACGAAACCCAAGAAATCCTTTCCCCTCCACCCAGCTAAGCTGGGCCCAGTAGTTTCCATCAATAAAGATGAGTTATTCAGAATTTCCACAAAGCTGGTTAAGTTGGGAGGACAGGAAAGCAAGGAGCCTAAAATGATTATGACATCTACTACCTAAGAACACAGAGACCCTGACTTCCACAAAGtcatatgaataaaaacaaagtatagagaaaatattttccctatACACAAAGGCACTTTCAAAATGTCTGTAACCCCGTCAAGCCTAACATACTTCCTAAGAGAATGCCTAAAAATAGTTAATGGTTTAGCTCTATCTCTATGGTCTAATCCTATACAGGAGTATTTTTAGCATCTCTCATACAGAAAGAAAACGCTAAGTctagaaagacaagaaaaaaccGAGTATCATGAAGATGCAGACAGAAGAAACTACCAAAGGCATACCGAATCCCATGTCAAACATGCGATCTGCTTCATCAAACACAAGGTAAGAGACTCTTTGAAGATTGGTAGCTTTCTTCTTCACATGATCAATTAGTCGTCCCTATGAGATCCAGAAAATGAATAGGAAGTATAATTAACGGCATTTACAAGAACTTTCTAGAATTGTACTCCTGGCAAAAGTGCTAATACTCCAGCTGTCGAATGTAACAGACACTGGGTCAGACAGACTTGGGACTTTATGCACTACAGagcttaaaagaacagaaaattaagaaaacacaatTGTGGGAACATGGCCAGAACTATTTTGTGGGGCTTTCTAAAACAACCTAAtttaggacctttttttttttttaaaagattttatttatttgacagacagagatcataagcaggcagagaggcaggcagagagagaggaggaagcaggctccctgctgagcagagagcccgatgcggggctcgatcccaggaccctgagatcatgacctgagccaaaggcagcggcttaacccactgagccacccaggcgccccaatttaggACCTTTTTGATAGCTTTTTATTTAGACTATACTCTTTTAGGAAATATGACCAAACTCCAAATTGTACGGTCCAAAGATCTTCTTTTTGATTCCCGATGGTCTCAAGTAACCACAGATCCACTTTCTAGGAAAGCAGTAAAAAAGGCTGAAACAGAGGGGAATCTGTAGCTACTAACATATATgtcagacattctttttttttttttttaagattttatttatttatttgacagagagagatcacaagtagacagagaggcaggcagagagagagagagagggaagcaggctccctgctgagcagagagcccgatgcgggactcgatcccaggaccctgagatcatgacctgagccgaaggcagcagcttaacccactgagccacccaggcgcccaatgtcAGACATTCTTAACAGACTGCTAATCTAGGCACCCAATCAAAATTAAACCAAAGCCACAAGCTGTGATTATCAGAGTATTCTCGACCCTGCTTTACCACATTTTAGGGGCCATTCCATCCAATAACCAACACCTTTCCATACCAAGAATGGCTGAGAAGCCACTTGAACCCAAGACATACTTACTGGGGTACACACAACAATCTCTGCCCCCTCCTGAAGGGCCTTGGCCTGCTCCCACATGCTTCCTCCTCCATATACAGCGACTGATCGAAGATTATACGCTTTCCCAAACCGCTTACATTCTGCATGGATCTGCAAAGTTGTTGACATAATGACATGAACAAACCAGGACCCTGACCAATACCCAAAAGggagttctaaaaaaaaaaaaaaaaaaacccagagaatgtGATGTCATagaaaatcaaaagctagaaaatgctttaaaatcacatttttattcataaagtAAATGAACAGAGTACCAACAGGCTATCTGCAACCCTGtcttgattattcttttttttcttttaaactgttcTTCCTGACCTTGTCATTGCCTTTCTACCCAAGCAAAATGAATTAACCCAGGAGGAAAACACTGggatcttaaaataagaaattcctgaatattttttctctttcaacatttttagggaaaaatatgTTTGGTCATATGGAAAATACATAGGAACACAGTATTTTCCTAAAGTTTCCTGGTAGCGCAACAGTGTGAATGTTCTCCATACTAtggaactgtatacttaaaaaatgattaa includes the following:
- the DDX42 gene encoding ATP-dependent RNA helicase DDX42 isoform X2 yields the protein MAENPTAGVVQEEEEDNLEYDSDGNPIAPSKKIIDPLPPIDHSEIDYPPFEKNFYNEHEEITNLTPQQLIDLRHKLNLRVSGAAPPRPGSSFAHFGFDEQLMHQIRKSEYTQPTPIQCQGVPVALSGRDMIGIAKTGSGKTAAFIWPMLIHIMDQKELEPGDGPIAVIVCPTRELCQQIHAECKRFGKAYNLRSVAVYGGGSMWEQAKALQEGAEIVVCTPGRLIDHVKKKATNLQRVSYLVFDEADRMFDMGFEYQVRSIASHVRPDRQTLLFSATFRKKIEKLARDILIDPIRVVQGDIGEANEDVTQIVEILHSGPSKWNWLTRRLVEFTSSGSVLLFVTKKANAEELANNLKQEGHNLGLLHGDMDQSERNKVISDFKKKDIPVLVATDVAARGLDIPSIKTVINYDVARDIDTHTHRIGRTGRAGEKGVAYTLLTPKDSNFAGDLVRNLEGANQHVSKELLDLAMQNAWFRKSRFKGGKGKKLNIGGGGLGYRERPGLGSENTDRGNNNNVMSNYEAYKPSTGAMGDRLTAMKAAFQSQYKSHFVAASLSNQKAGSSAAGASGWTSAGSLNSVPTNSAQQGHNSPESPIPSATKGIPGFGNTGNLSSVPVTYPSPGAQGVNSTASGSNSREGPGGGNGKRERYTENRGGSRHGHGESGNRHGDSPRHGDGGRHGDGYRYPESSSSSSSSSSSSRHADGHRHGENRHGGGGGRHGESRGAGESRGASDGRNGESRKEACNRESKVDPKVDSKMDKVDSKTDKTADGFAVPEPPKRKKSRWDS
- the DDX42 gene encoding ATP-dependent RNA helicase DDX42 isoform X1; the encoded protein is MNWNKGGPGTKRGFGFGGFAISAGKKEEPKLPQQSHSAFGATSSSSGFGKSAPPQLPSFYKIGSKRANFDEENAYFEDEEEDSSNVDLPYIPAENSPTRQQFHSKPADSDSDDDPLEAFMAEVEDQAARDMKRLEEKDKERKNVKGIRDDIEEEDDQEAYFRYMAENPTAGVVQEEEEDNLEYDSDGNPIAPSKKIIDPLPPIDHSEIDYPPFEKNFYNEHEEITNLTPQQLIDLRHKLNLRVSGAAPPRPGSSFAHFGFDEQLMHQIRKSEYTQPTPIQCQGVPVALSGRDMIGIAKTGSGKTAAFIWPMLIHIMDQKELEPGDGPIAVIVCPTRELCQQIHAECKRFGKAYNLRSVAVYGGGSMWEQAKALQEGAEIVVCTPGRLIDHVKKKATNLQRVSYLVFDEADRMFDMGFEYQVRSIASHVRPDRQTLLFSATFRKKIEKLARDILIDPIRVVQGDIGEANEDVTQIVEILHSGPSKWNWLTRRLVEFTSSGSVLLFVTKKANAEELANNLKQEGHNLGLLHGDMDQSERNKVISDFKKKDIPVLVATDVAARGLDIPSIKTVINYDVARDIDTHTHRIGRTGRAGEKGVAYTLLTPKDSNFAGDLVRNLEGANQHVSKELLDLAMQNAWFRKSRFKGGKGKKLNIGGGGLGYRERPGLGSENTDRGNNNNVMSNYEAYKPSTGAMGDRLTAMKAAFQSQYKSHFVAASLSNQKAGSSAAGASGWTSAGSLNSVPTNSAQQGHNSPESPIPSATKGIPGFGNTGNLSSVPVTYPSPGAQGVNSTASGSNSREGPGGGNGKRERYTENRGGSRHGHGESGNRHGDSPRHGDGGRHGDGYRYPESSSSSSSSSSSSRHADGHRHGENRHGGGGGRHGESRGAGESRGASDGRNGESRKEACNRESKVDPKVDSKMDKVDSKTDKTADGFAVPEPPKRKKSRWDS
- the LOC125087453 gene encoding 60S ribosomal protein L21-like, with the protein product MTNTKGKRRGTRYMFSRPFKKHGVVPLATYMRIYKKGDIVDIKGMGTVQKGMPHKCYHGKTGRVYNVTQHAVGIVVNKQVKGKILAKRINVRIEHIKHSKSRDSFLKRVKENDQKKKEAKEKGTWVQLKRQPAPPREAHFVRTNGKEPELLEPIPYEFMA